The Phlebotomus papatasi isolate M1 chromosome 3, Ppap_2.1, whole genome shotgun sequence genomic sequence TTTTTGCGATATTAAGATTTTGATGTGTTTAGAaggagaatttaataaattatcagatTATTATAAACCGTTTAATTGCTAACAGAAAATGGACGGACATTgaacctctcttgattttcacaattttattccctATGACGTTTTGAGGATGGAGGTTCTCTTCGTCAGATCTACAATTCATATTGTTCCTTCACCATTCTGAATCTTAATTACTTTCTCGTTCAATTACTTGCgtcaaaggaataaaaatttttggcaagtaaaaaatatatagtaagtgtgccaaattccggccagcttgcaatttcgaccaccttttttgttcctcgaatttccacgaacttttagattttacgtactctagagattatacaatgcaaaagaataacaaaaaatgtagcttcgacaaacgagatgacgtgaaaaaggcattggaagaattcctgaagggccaggaactatgagaatgaaggtggccgaaatagggcaccaaagctatgtctatatttttattcattttaaaatgtatgaagaatgatttttgagtaaataaagacggtaaactctttacaaggttccaagcaacactctattaaaaatattatatttcaaacttgagactttggcgcttgcatgcaactatgccgaaatttggcacacttaccctaaatatgcGTAAAATTTATGATACCCagccaaattaatttttattaaccatTTGTACCAAAATACAGCTCAATCCGCTTCAACCTTAATCAAGTTTACCAAGAAAATTACCCCTAATAGGTAAATCAGCCTCaaaaatagaatagaatttttataaataaataaaagaaaaacagttttcaataaaatatctaAAACTCCATATATTTTCAGTCAAATTTGAACAGGtcattaaaagattttatttataaaaaatattagttttccaaaaatgcaacattatataaaacttttcttcttttttttacaccttaaaaggTAACAACTTATTCACACACACGCCATAATAATTTGAGTCTTTTTTATCTTGCACTTTAGCCACTGTTAGAAATCGTACTCTTGATCAACTTTCAGTTCAATAAGTGAATTAAATGCAAAGATATTGAAGAAACATAGACCCACTGTGAAGAGGTCGATGAGTGGCACTGAGAAATTTTCCGCCAATTTATCAATCACGAAACAATTGATAACACACAGCAATGCTAGTCCCAGTGCCCAATAATTGTCCGCCATGAAGCCAAAGTACATGAGGGACATGATATTGCCAAGGAGAATGAGGAATTTGACTGTATCATGGCCTCCGGGCGTAAAAATGACATCCAGAATGGGGATGCCCGTGGATGAGACCTGAATAATGGCCCAGAGTGAATTATTAACACGCTGATAGAGTTGTGTAGTGAGAAGGGCTACGGGCATTATTCGATTAGCATTGAATGTGATGACATAGACCGATCGGAGG encodes the following:
- the LOC129807256 gene encoding uncharacterized protein LOC129807256, producing the protein MFRFKKVDHRSAHNYPTCLAHICLSGISGWCLSRTLALEVYPVAVVTFGFMLVHGIVGVFRFGHPNLVVYLRSVYVITFNANRIMPVALLTTQLYQRVNNSLWAIIQVSSTGIPILDVIFTPGGHDTVKFLILLGNIMSLMYFGFMADNYWALGLALLCVINCFVIDKLAENFSVPLIDLFTVGLCFFNIFAFNSLIELKVDQEYDF